The Enterococcus rotai genome includes a window with the following:
- a CDS encoding alpha/beta fold hydrolase, which yields MYYFDNNVKVFYDSIGEGRPLLIIHGFAIDHRAVKGTVEESIKYKNYKRIYIDLPGMGNSPAPDKMIDADELLSILLKLIDKIIGTEPFSILGYSYGGYLALGLVKFIPEQVEKLILLAPVVKANAKQRNLPEKTKISSEFFKVENKTLFTQYQASAANITEQGYKNFLKEIYPGLVIGDHDFQKTFQEIGYAFKFEKSLFAKPIICDSLIILAEQDDIVGFQDTLDHEKDFYNGSFVLIKNAGHNMQLDQRESVITEIYNFLS from the coding sequence ATGTACTATTTTGATAATAATGTAAAAGTCTTTTATGATAGTATCGGAGAGGGGAGACCGCTACTTATTATTCATGGTTTCGCCATTGACCATAGAGCAGTAAAAGGGACTGTTGAAGAATCTATCAAGTATAAGAACTATAAACGAATCTATATTGATTTACCTGGGATGGGCAACTCACCAGCTCCTGATAAAATGATTGATGCTGATGAGTTACTAAGTATTTTACTTAAATTAATCGATAAGATTATCGGAACAGAACCATTCTCCATTTTAGGTTACTCTTATGGAGGATACTTAGCATTAGGACTTGTTAAATTTATTCCCGAGCAAGTCGAAAAATTAATTTTGTTAGCTCCAGTTGTAAAAGCGAATGCTAAACAACGAAACTTGCCAGAAAAAACTAAAATAAGCTCAGAGTTTTTTAAGGTTGAGAACAAAACTCTCTTTACTCAGTACCAAGCTTCAGCAGCTAATATAACAGAACAAGGATACAAGAACTTTCTTAAAGAGATTTATCCAGGACTTGTCATTGGAGATCACGATTTCCAAAAGACTTTTCAGGAAATTGGATATGCTTTTAAGTTTGAAAAAAGTCTTTTCGCTAAACCGATCATTTGCGATAGTTTGATTATTTTAGCTGAACAGGATGATATCGTTGGATTCCAGGATACCTTGGACCATGAAAAAGACTTTTATAATGGTAGCTTTGTATTGATTAAAAATGCTGGACATAATATGCAACTAGATCAACGAGAGTCTGTTATAACTGAAATCTATAATTTTTTAAGTTAA